The sequence TCGACGGCTTGTCTGGTTCCGGCTGCACCATCAATATCAACCCAGGCAAAATCCCAGTCGGGGTTGGAACGACCAAAAGCCACGAAGGGGAATTTCTGTTTCAGCAAAAATTGAATCCGTGGATCGTTGTAGTTAACGCTTGAGAGCACGAATCCGTCAACATTGCCACTCCGAATCAAATCACGGTACGCATCCACCTGCGCGCTACCCGCTTGAAAGGGGAAGGGCAAGACATAGTAACCAACTGCGCTTGCCTCGCGCACCATACTGCTCAGAAACTGATCGAGAATGTGATTGACTTGACCGGGTTCGGTTTGCGTCCACGAATACCCGATCATAAAACTCCGCCCGGCTCGCATGTTGCGGGCGATGCGATTAGGTCGATAGCCCAATTCCCGTACCGCTGCCTGAATCCGCTCCATCGTTTCGGGCGCAACTTGCATATCGCCGTTCAGCACCTTGGAGACAGTCTGGTAACTAACCCCGGCGCGCGCCGCTACATCTTTGAGCGTGACTTTGGTGGCTGTCATAGGCGTATCGATCTCTCTAGGCGAACGTTCGCCTTTATCATACACCCTGTAGGTTGAGTTGTCAAGAGGAAAAAGCGAACGTTCGCCCGA comes from Chloroflexus sp. Y-396-1 and encodes:
- a CDS encoding LacI family DNA-binding transcriptional regulator translates to MTATKVTLKDVAARAGVSYQTVSKVLNGDMQVAPETMERIQAAVRELGYRPNRIARNMRAGRSFMIGYSWTQTEPGQVNHILDQFLSSMVREASAVGYYVLPFPFQAGSAQVDAYRDLIRSGNVDGFVLSSVNYNDPRIQFLLKQKFPFVAFGRSNPDWDFAWVDIDGAAGTRQAVEYLIGRGHRRIAILAWPEDSRVGNDRLQGYLDAMQAAQIGIEPEYVLRGEGTFEVGRAMTLHLLDLPSEQRPTAIMALNDTMAIGAMAAARERGLEIGTDLAIIGFDDAPMAQYLFPPLTSVRQPIAESGHKCVELLVALVEGQPVAQKHVLLQPSLIIRASA